The window CAGCTCCACATCAAACAACCGATGCACTGATCCAGGATCTGACAATACAAGCTGTCTGCTCCCATAACCACCAAGTCTTTGATTCATTTTTTGGGAAGAAGTGGAGCCAGGATTATTATGACCTGCAAATCCcagaacaaaaataataatcataataatgatttttctgattattttttttacattacctGATCCAACCTAACTATAAACTCTATGAATAATAGAAGTGATAAGAACCAAGATGTTTAGGGCTGCATACAATAGCCTGAAGATAAAACACCTAATTTATCCTGCAGGTGTTTATGTGTCTAAAACAGGGGTGGAACTCCaggatgtgtccttgatccatcgcAGCCGATTTCAAtggctggtaatgaactaatcatgtgattcaggtgtgttgagccagggtgagatctaaaacctgcaggacaccggccctcgaggcctggaggtCCCCACTCCTGCTCGAAGgcattaaaattaataaaagaagtgatttttgtgtctttgCAGATAAACctgggtatcatctgcatagaaaTGCACATACATGAAGAACTACAGCAAAGCACAGTAATATGACATCATTaagttttgcttttaaaaatatatttcagaATTAATGTTtacatatacaaatatatttgtagttaattttatttacattttaaaatacttCTCCAAATATTCTTAAAGTCACGGTGAAATGATTAACAGCCTTGTATCAGTGTCATAACCTTCCACAACCTCAAAACAGCACATTTCAGTGTGACTTTATATACTTTAAAGCACATTTCTCATTACAGTACATCGCTTTCAATGTAAATGACATTCAGCTTCTTATCACAGGCACGAGAGCACAATGCTAAATATCCTCGACTACTGTTTCAATGACTACTGTGCTCAtgaaaacagattcagggaGTTATTTAAAGCACATGATGGATGAGATGCAAAACATTTAGTtttaagaagaaaatgaaagtaaGGCAGCAATCATGGCACATAGTTGGTTATATTCAGTGGATTCTTCCCTTACATTTAAAGTAAACAACGATAGCGCGATCACAGACGGTACCTGAAGAGTTTAGCATCAGTTAAAGAGGAATTTCACCACTGTGACAGAAACGCAACTTTGTTAGTCTGAAgttgtttcagttatttattttctgctttaatgTGATGATGACATCAAGTTTGGGTGAAATTcccctttaattaaaaaacaaaacaaaaactaagtaTAATGTCCAATAATCAAGATATCATGTAAGCTCTTTAATTCCACGTGCTTATATCTGTGTGCTGTTCCCTTTTTATAGTAACAGGTAAAAGTGGTTCAGTAAGTAACACAATAAAACTTAAATAAGATAAGTTAGATCCCTTTTGTTGATTATGTCTAATTAGTCTCGCCGCAACTCAGAGAACACAGCGAAAATATGTGAAAATGGGATTTTTTTAGATGAAATTTGATCACCAAACTCCCAAATCTGAACGTAATGTTAGGAGTCAGAAAGTTGACCAATTTGACTTCGATGAGGATGTTTGAACCGATGAGTCACTGAGCTTTCAGCACGGTGTAAAGTAACACCGTTTTACCAAAATGCATCTTCTAAATGAACTGAGTAACATTCGTTGTCTAAGGTCCAAAGTTGGACAGGTCTAGAGACCGGTTGGCAACCACCTACCAACCACCAGGTGCtacagaaaaatgtgttttaaccAACTGTGAGGTTGCTGGAGGTTGGTAGATGAGCTCAGAGGAAGACACCGACAAGCCTCTTTGTGGTTGGTTTGGCAGGCTGTCGCTCCCAGCTGTGATGTGACTTCTCTTCCTGTAAACACTCGACCAACAAGCCGAGTGGTAAAGCAAACAGGAAAGTGCAACACAAACCTGAAACCTCCACAGTAAAAGTTGcaccttttgaaatgtgttgttttcagTAGTAAggtacaacttttactttgaaggagtTTCCTGTTTGCCTTTCCCGACCGCTTGGCTCAGTGTGAATGTTTGCAGACATGTTGTCTTCAACACAAACGTGGCAACCAAATCAATCACAGGGAGGTTTTTGGGTGCAGCGCTCCCTTTGCAACCCATTTTCACCCAGTGATAACCAGCAACCAATCACCACTTGGTGGGAATATACATGTACTGATAGCAACCGCAGGTTTCCAGGGGGTCGCTCACCACAAACGTTTGACTCGTGGGTTTATCAAAGTCATTGTTTTTGGTCTGCTGACCATGATTATGTCTCCCAAATTTCATCCTGTAGCTTTAAGACCTGTGTCTCAAGGCAAAAACACGGTTACAGGCTGTTTGACGAAGACAATGGATCCTCTGAGGAACATAAAGTCTCCACAAAAATCCTCTTGTAGGACAGAGTGAGGATAATAACACCGTGCTACCACGGTGGCTTAAAATGAGCATTTAGAGGAGCACAGGTATCAAAAAAGATTTGAAAAGCTCCAGCTTTCTCCAAACGTCACAGCAAAATATACTAACCTTTCCCAAAATGTCAGTTTCATTTTCAGAGGCCGAGCCTGTAAATCTGTGGTGCAGATGAAGACCCCTGTCATGCAGTTTTGGAGCAGAACGATTTAGTGATCCTGGAAACATGCTGAGAAAATGCTGCATGAACATGTCACCTGCtgaaaaacatgaagaagaTTATCTGAGGTTTCCGTACAAGGGACTTAATAGATGACCAATCAGAAGAGAGTGTGCTTATAGAGAGGCGGGCCTTAAAGGAACATGAGCTCCAAGGATTGTTTGAGGCTGAGGATGAACTCGGGGCGTCACATACGGAGCTGCTGTGAGATGAACGAGCTGCtctaacaacagaaacataacAAGCCCGATTGTCAGGAGTCAGAACAACGACCGAGACTTCGGTTTAAACTGTCACAAGCCAGCAGCTGATTGGCCGTCCCGATGAATGAATCTGACTTCACCAAAAAACCCTCCAACATCTGAGCTCTGTTATGAACGTTATTCCTTTCTGTGAATACCGACGTGAGTCCTCCAGGATCATGTCATCGTCGTTTCTCTGGATGGTGCTGATTGGTCAGTTTAGATGAACCGGCAGGTTGTCGCTGACGCAGTAAACAGCTGAGGGGCTGACACGCCCGAGCAGTCAGCCTGGTCCCAGAGAGGCTGAAAGAAGGAGCACTGGGCAGAGACTGTGCGAGGTGTCCGCCGTGCCGTTCTGGCGTTAGGTCAGGTCCTGGACGTCCAGCAGCATGGCGTCCTGCTTCGTCCTCAGCTGGTCTCGTACCAGGAGGTGGGCCACCAGCTCGGAGCTcagagctggaaaacaagcaaaGCAGAGTGTGGGCTAACACGAGGCGTTTGTCCCCAGAACAAAGTGGAAGAAATTTCTGAGCCCGGTAGAGTCAGATAGAGGCCACAACAAGGTGAGGCTGAGAGATCAATCAGGTCTGATTATTAAAACCAGACAACTGTGATCAAACGCTCCCCTTTTCACAGAACAGCTCTGATTTTTGTGTCATAAATGAAACGCACCTGTTTCCTTCACTGCAGCACAAAACAGCCTTCAGTCTACAGGCTCTACAGGAAGTAAAGTCTCAGGGCTGTGGAAAGATTACTGACAGCTGCGATTAGCTTCACATCTTTTCTATTCAAAGTTTTAAAGTCTTCACGACAGAGTAAAAGATTCACTATGAGGCTAATGAGGAATGTCATTACTTAGAAAACCAGCCTGGCTTTTCCTGCAAATGGTAAATgtatttgtaaagcgctttactagtccctaaggaccccaaagcgcttttaaactacatccagtcatccacccattcacacactggtgatggcagctacattgtagccacagccaccctggggcgcactgacaaatgtataattaacacaaatatataaatttgtttctttattttcaagAACAAATCTGTTGGACGTAAACCTAACAGAGACAAAGTTGTGAAATAAAGATTGACTCTAAATGAAACCCAGATGTGAGGCTGTGAGCAGCACCGTTGTGTTTCCGTTAAAGCTCTGCGTACCGTGAACGTCTCGTTCCAGCGACGCCCTCAAGCTGCCGAGCTGCTGCAGCGAGCGTTCCTGCAGCTCCCAGCGCTCCAGATGTTTCCGCTGGGCCACGCAGCTGCTGCCAGCCAGCCgctgcagcaaacacacacacacacacacagatgagctTCAGGTCATCGATCTGCTGGTCGGGCTCGGGCTCGGACTCACCTCCTCCTTCTGTTCGGCCAGCAACTTGTCTCTCAACGTCCTCAGAGCCGTGGCCACTTCCTGTTTCAACCCAGCGGCATGGCAACCATTGTGCCCTGTTCCCTTTGTGACCTgacagggtcagaggtcagaggtcagactgtggATAGCACCTGTTTGTGACTGTGTTTTAACCTGAGCATTAGGAAGTGGTGAGGTAAAGGCGAGCCTGGGTtcagaaaaacagcaacaagacTCGCTGGAGAaacgctgccccctgctggtgacAGCTGCCGTTACGTTCTGCAGCAGATAATCACAAAAAGTAGCTTTAATAACAGTTAGAGTTACACTCCTTGTGCAGCGATGTGTTCAGACAGTGACGAGTGAGAACACGAGTTAGTGCCTGATAATGACTCAGAGACGAAGGAAAGGATTCCCACATGGAGCCCAGAGAACTAATCGTTTAACCCTCAGTGACTTCCAATCAGTGTTTcagcttctttttaaaatttgatctCTCTGTACAATGGATTCCGAAAACTCTAAGGGTTGACCCCATTTTTCCGCGTGATCGAgctgttctttatttttattgttgccTGGTGATGAACTGATGTTCTCCTGCTCTGGCTGGACTCTCCTGCAGATCTCTGGCAGTAACACTGGCTCGGCTGCTGCTCTCAAATGTTTAGCAGTGTCTAAATATCCTTTGAGAAAAGCTGTGTCCACACCCAGCTTTGCTGCCACTCTGCTAGAGGTTCACAGATCCCAAAAGCTTAAAATGTTCAGTGATTACAAACAGCAACACTGGAAGGTTTCACGAACAGACAAACTCTCCTTTCACTACATGAAACTTCTGAAGCTTAGATTCTGAATCAGTTTGTTGCATTTGCAGTAAAATCTGTCCCTGATCTGTGTCCTGAAACTCGCTGCAGCAAGCAGAGCAGGAAGCACCTTTTTATTggccccctcctcctcctcttcactgTCGCTGTTGTTGATGAAGCACAGCTGCAGGTTTCTGTGGTTGTGAAAtctgtaaacaaataaaatgctttattttcttCACAAATGAGAGGGGAAGAAACGGTCATCAGCTAGCTGGATCTCATGGCCGAATCCACAGACGGTAACGGCACGGCCACGCTCGAATAAAAACAGGACGCCAACCTCCCCGTGACTACGGAAACTCAGTGGTTGCCAGGTGACCAAACTTATAACTTCAGACTGCCAACATGTTGCAGTCAGTCTGTAACAACTGTTATTACAGCACAGCACCACTAGGGGGTGTCATTCTACTATCGTGGTAGGAAGAGAGACCCCCAGAGTGAGTACAGCCCGTAGCCATTACAGTCGAGCTGGCTACTAACTTCTCACCTCTTTGTGAGGAAGACCATATCCCTGCAACGGGCTGACGCCAGCATCTGCCTCACCACAATCATTTATGCGACGCCACACGTTACCGGACGGTAACTTTAGCTGGAATTTACCGTGATTTGAAAACGTTCTGCTGAGTCATCGGATTATCAGAGTTTGGAAGAATTATCCGACCATATGCATCGATTTGATGCTGGAAACAAAAACATCGCTAATTTCTTGCAAAGATGATGAAAATGCATCTGGAGGCTTCACGGTGGGACCTCGCTAACCAGCAAGTGTTGCTTCCTCCATCCTGCATGATGGAGCACCGGTGTAGGAGCGAGCTGGCCTGCGAGGTCACCGTCATCACTGGGCAACACTTTGACAGAttcaaaccaacaaacacgaactcaacaaaaaacagagattATCCACGACGCTTCATTACCGTGATGTAACAACTGCCACTCGACACCTCCTGaagtcttcctcctcctcttccccccAGACGTTGCTCCACACTCCATCGGGATTTCCCTCCGTCCTCAGCCCCGCCCCTCTCTGCAGGAAGACAACATAACCTGAGGATAATTCTCCACCGATCA of the Maylandia zebra isolate NMK-2024a linkage group LG10, Mzebra_GT3a, whole genome shotgun sequence genome contains:
- the im:7136398 gene encoding uncharacterized protein im:7136398 isoform X1 produces the protein MKTTLFVAFCVYTCYCLLFVDLALVHSRRMEGEKETSEEKEEEEEGEEKELHQDHPMEASSLDQDLPIMHWEELSQRIAELEKQEQERRERSKRGAGLRTEGNPDGVWSNVWGEEEEEDFRRCRVAVVTSRFHNHRNLQLCFINNSDSEEEEEGANKKVTKGTGHNGCHAAGLKQEVATALRTLRDKLLAEQKEERLAGSSCVAQRKHLERWELQERSLQQLGSLRASLERDVHALSSELVAHLLVRDQLRTKQDAMLLDVQDLT
- the im:7136398 gene encoding uncharacterized protein im:7136398 isoform X2, producing MEGEKETSEEKEEEEEGEEKELHQDHPMEASSLDQDLPIMHWEELSQRIAELEKQEQERRERSKRGAGLRTEGNPDGVWSNVWGEEEEEDFRRCRVAVVTSRFHNHRNLQLCFINNSDSEEEEEGANKKVTKGTGHNGCHAAGLKQEVATALRTLRDKLLAEQKEERLAGSSCVAQRKHLERWELQERSLQQLGSLRASLERDVHALSSELVAHLLVRDQLRTKQDAMLLDVQDLT